One genomic window of Glycine soja cultivar W05 chromosome 9, ASM419377v2, whole genome shotgun sequence includes the following:
- the LOC114367143 gene encoding uncharacterized protein LOC114367143 isoform X2 → MSGKGGGKALSATIPASSRKMVQSLKEIVSNFPDHEIYATLKDCNMDPNEAVSRLLSQDPFHEVKSKREKKKEIKDPTESRSRGSGTNNTSSRGGGRAGTDRNGGRGGANQFGSSDYGLQGKPVYKKENGAPTYGGSTSSAPSVLGNNANMRPASYSDSVVTEKTYAFSIGDGPSSSSQRAGVQSAWAGNTGQVSMADIVKMGRPQARPSMHNSSIQSGNHQNVFMPPAASDNNLHSSQGYASKVSEANTNQGHAISDNVPQNDEWPCIENQHDVRVYADVDAHANSECYANSSSFAEADWQQKTHLDEHGAEDGSVENADNAESASISAKSTSEDNTGAEDDVSSVAANIEQLNIQRDDQGTAQEDDNPSVVIPNHLQLHTPECMNLSFGSFGSANPLSGSGSFTSRSLKGNLEDTSGAVDASTIENSDTRNPDYYGDEHLTTTTSDGNLVQGTGVSAGTYEHTSISQEALKPEPPEIAQENQYSFPSHSHGFNYENAQQPEVPFPVSQTSSQNQNLAPFSGVMAHTNSLPSALLSSPVQTAREDIPYLPFPATQSMPTKYSDIASSIGGSTITMSEALRASGISAPQPNAQTLSGAGVATGPTLPQHLAMHPYSQPSLPLGHFANMISYPFLPQSYTYMPSAFQQTFAGNNTYPQSLAAVLPQYKNNVSASSLPQSAAIPPGYGFGSSTSIPGGSFSLNPPAAPTGTTIGYEDVINSQFKDNNHMMSLQQNENSPMWVQGPGSRTMSAVPPSNYYNLQGQNQQQPGGFRQRHQQQQQQQQPLQHFGPLGYPNFYQSQTGISLEQQPQNPREASLGGPQSQPSKQSQQIWQNSY, encoded by the exons ATGAGTGGGAAGGGCGGTGGCAAGGCGCTGTCGGCGACGATTCCAGCGTCGTCGCGGAAGATGGTTCAGAGCTTGAaggagattgtctccaatttccCCGACCATGAGATCTACGCCACGCTCAAAGACTGTAACATGGACCCTAACGAAGCTGTTAGTCGTCTCCTCTCACAAg ATCCTTTTCATGAGGTGAAGAGCAagcgagaaaagaaaaaagag ATTAAGGACCCAACAGAATCCAGGTCTCGTGGGAGTGGGACAAACAACACATCCAGTCGTGGCGGTGGTAGGGCTGGCACAGATCGTAATGGTGGACGTGGTGGTGCCAACCAATTCGGCAGCAGTG ATTATGGTCTGCAGGGGAAGCCTGTATACAAGAAGGAAAATGGGGCACCCACTTATGGAGGGTCTACATCCTCTGCACCTAGTGTGCTGGGAAACAATGCGAACATGAGACCGGCATCCTACAG TGATTCTGTGGTTACTGAAAAAACATACGCATTCAGCATCGGTGATGGACCATCTTCATCATCACAACGTGCTGGAGTGCAATCTGCATGGGCAGGGAATACGGGTCAAGTATCAATGGCCGACATTGTCAAGATGGGTAGGCCACAGGCCAGGCCATCCATGCATAATTCTTCCATCCAGAGTGGTAATCATCAGAATGTCTTCATGCCTCCAGCAGCTTCAGATAACAACTTGCATTCATCGCAAGGTtatgcttccaaagtttcagaAGCAAATACTAATCAAGGCCATGCCATTAGCGACAATGTTCCACAGAATGATGAATGGCCTTGTATTGAGAACCAACATGATGTTAGAGTATATGCAGATGTTGATGCCCATGCAAATTCTGAGTGCTATGCAAACTCGTCAAGCTTTGCTGAAGCTGATTGGCAGCAGAAAACTCACTTGGATGAACATGGAGCTGAAGATGGTTCCGTTGAGAATGCAGACAATGCTGAATCTGCTTCTATATCCGCTAAAAGTACTTCAGAGGATAACACAGGAG CTGAAGATGATGTTTCATCAGTTGCTGCAAACATAGAGCAGCTAAATATACAGAGAGATGATCAGGGGACAGCACAAGAAGATGACAATCCTTCTGTAGTAATTCCAAATCACCTACAACTCCATACTCCAGAATGCATGAATCTGAGCTTTGGAAGTTTTGGATCTGCAAACCCCCTTTCTGGATCTGGGTCATTTACATCTAGGTCTTTGAAAGGTAACTTGGAGGATACATCTGGTGCAGTGGATGCTTCAACAATTGAAAACTCAGACACTAG AAATCCTGACTATTATGGGGATGAGCATCTTACTACTACTACCTCAGATGGAAATTTAGTTCAAGGAACTGGTGTGAGTGCTGGGACCTATGAACATACTTCCATTTCACAAGAGGCTTTAAAACCCGAACCCCCTGAAATTGCTCAGGAAAATCAGTATTCATTTCCATCACATTCTCATggatttaattatgaaaatgcCCAACAGCCGGAGGTCCCATTTCCTGTTTCACAGACCAGCTCACAGAATCAGAATCTTGCTCCCTTCTCTGGTGTAATG GCACATACAAATTCTTTGCCCAGTGCTCTGTTGTCTTCACCAGTTCAAACAGCAAGAGAAGATATCCCATACTTACCCTTCCCTGCAACACAATCGATGCCTACAAAATATAGTGACATTGCTTCTTCAATTGGTGGTTCCACCATAACCATGTCAGAG GCTCTAAGGGCTAGCGGCATTTCTGCACCTCAACCTAATGCACAAACCCTGTCTGGTGCAGGTGTTGCCACTGGACCCACACTTCCTCAGCACCTTGCTATGCATCCCTACTCCCAACCTAGTCTTCCTCTGGGACATTTTGCTAACATGATTAGCTATCCATTCTTGCCTCAGAGCTATACCTATATGCCATCAGCTTTTCAGCAGACTTTTGCTGGAAATAACACGTATCCCCAATCTCTGGCAGCAGTGCTTCCAcagtataaaaataatgtttctgCCAGCAGTTTGCCTCAGTCTGCTGCTATTCCTCCTGGATATGGCTTTGGCAGTTCAACAAGCATTCCTGGAGGAAGTTTTTCTTTGAATCCGCCTGCTGCTCCTACTGGGACAACCATTGGATATGAGGATGTTATAAACTCCCAGTTTAAGGACAACAATCATATGATGTCACTACAGCAG AACGAGAATTCTCCCATGTGGGTTCAGGGCCCTGGCTCTCGAACAATGTCTGCAGTTCCTCCCAGCAACTATTATAACTTGCAGGGACAGAATCAACAACAACCAGGTGGATTTCGGCAAAggcatcagcagcagcagcagcagcagcagcctTTACAGCATTTTGGACCCCTTGGGTACCCTAATTTCTACCAATCTCAGACTGGCATTTCTCTGGAACAGCAGCCACAAAATCCTCGGGAAGCATCCTTGGGTGGTCCGCAAAGCCAACCATCCAAGCAGTCCCAACAAATATGGCAAAACAGCTACTAA
- the LOC114367143 gene encoding uncharacterized protein LOC114367143 isoform X1, translated as MSGKGGGKALSATIPASSRKMVQSLKEIVSNFPDHEIYATLKDCNMDPNEAVSRLLSQDPFHEVKSKREKKKEIKDPTESRSRGSGTNNTSSRGGGRAGTDRNGGRGGANQFGSSDYGLQGKPVYKKENGAPTYGGSTSSAPSVLGNNANMRPASYSDSVVTEKTYAFSIGDGPSSSSQRAGVQSAWAGNTGQVSMADIVKMGRPQARPSMHNSSIQSGNHQNVFMPPAASDNNLHSSQGYASKVSEANTNQGHAISDNVPQNDEWPCIENQHDVRVYADVDAHANSECYANSSSFAEADWQQKTHLDEHGAEDGSVENADNAESASISAKSTSEDNTGAEDDVSSVAANIEQLNIQRDDQGTAQEDDNPSVVIPNHLQLHTPECMNLSFGSFGSANPLSGSGSFTSRSLKGNLEDTSGAVDASTIENSDTRNPDYYGDEHLTTTTSDGNLVQGTGVSAGTYEHTSISQEALKPEPPEIAQENQYSFPSHSHGFNYENAQQPEVPFPVSQTSSQNQNLAPFSGVMQAHTNSLPSALLSSPVQTAREDIPYLPFPATQSMPTKYSDIASSIGGSTITMSEALRASGISAPQPNAQTLSGAGVATGPTLPQHLAMHPYSQPSLPLGHFANMISYPFLPQSYTYMPSAFQQTFAGNNTYPQSLAAVLPQYKNNVSASSLPQSAAIPPGYGFGSSTSIPGGSFSLNPPAAPTGTTIGYEDVINSQFKDNNHMMSLQQNENSPMWVQGPGSRTMSAVPPSNYYNLQGQNQQQPGGFRQRHQQQQQQQQPLQHFGPLGYPNFYQSQTGISLEQQPQNPREASLGGPQSQPSKQSQQIWQNSY; from the exons ATGAGTGGGAAGGGCGGTGGCAAGGCGCTGTCGGCGACGATTCCAGCGTCGTCGCGGAAGATGGTTCAGAGCTTGAaggagattgtctccaatttccCCGACCATGAGATCTACGCCACGCTCAAAGACTGTAACATGGACCCTAACGAAGCTGTTAGTCGTCTCCTCTCACAAg ATCCTTTTCATGAGGTGAAGAGCAagcgagaaaagaaaaaagag ATTAAGGACCCAACAGAATCCAGGTCTCGTGGGAGTGGGACAAACAACACATCCAGTCGTGGCGGTGGTAGGGCTGGCACAGATCGTAATGGTGGACGTGGTGGTGCCAACCAATTCGGCAGCAGTG ATTATGGTCTGCAGGGGAAGCCTGTATACAAGAAGGAAAATGGGGCACCCACTTATGGAGGGTCTACATCCTCTGCACCTAGTGTGCTGGGAAACAATGCGAACATGAGACCGGCATCCTACAG TGATTCTGTGGTTACTGAAAAAACATACGCATTCAGCATCGGTGATGGACCATCTTCATCATCACAACGTGCTGGAGTGCAATCTGCATGGGCAGGGAATACGGGTCAAGTATCAATGGCCGACATTGTCAAGATGGGTAGGCCACAGGCCAGGCCATCCATGCATAATTCTTCCATCCAGAGTGGTAATCATCAGAATGTCTTCATGCCTCCAGCAGCTTCAGATAACAACTTGCATTCATCGCAAGGTtatgcttccaaagtttcagaAGCAAATACTAATCAAGGCCATGCCATTAGCGACAATGTTCCACAGAATGATGAATGGCCTTGTATTGAGAACCAACATGATGTTAGAGTATATGCAGATGTTGATGCCCATGCAAATTCTGAGTGCTATGCAAACTCGTCAAGCTTTGCTGAAGCTGATTGGCAGCAGAAAACTCACTTGGATGAACATGGAGCTGAAGATGGTTCCGTTGAGAATGCAGACAATGCTGAATCTGCTTCTATATCCGCTAAAAGTACTTCAGAGGATAACACAGGAG CTGAAGATGATGTTTCATCAGTTGCTGCAAACATAGAGCAGCTAAATATACAGAGAGATGATCAGGGGACAGCACAAGAAGATGACAATCCTTCTGTAGTAATTCCAAATCACCTACAACTCCATACTCCAGAATGCATGAATCTGAGCTTTGGAAGTTTTGGATCTGCAAACCCCCTTTCTGGATCTGGGTCATTTACATCTAGGTCTTTGAAAGGTAACTTGGAGGATACATCTGGTGCAGTGGATGCTTCAACAATTGAAAACTCAGACACTAG AAATCCTGACTATTATGGGGATGAGCATCTTACTACTACTACCTCAGATGGAAATTTAGTTCAAGGAACTGGTGTGAGTGCTGGGACCTATGAACATACTTCCATTTCACAAGAGGCTTTAAAACCCGAACCCCCTGAAATTGCTCAGGAAAATCAGTATTCATTTCCATCACATTCTCATggatttaattatgaaaatgcCCAACAGCCGGAGGTCCCATTTCCTGTTTCACAGACCAGCTCACAGAATCAGAATCTTGCTCCCTTCTCTGGTGTAATG CAGGCACATACAAATTCTTTGCCCAGTGCTCTGTTGTCTTCACCAGTTCAAACAGCAAGAGAAGATATCCCATACTTACCCTTCCCTGCAACACAATCGATGCCTACAAAATATAGTGACATTGCTTCTTCAATTGGTGGTTCCACCATAACCATGTCAGAG GCTCTAAGGGCTAGCGGCATTTCTGCACCTCAACCTAATGCACAAACCCTGTCTGGTGCAGGTGTTGCCACTGGACCCACACTTCCTCAGCACCTTGCTATGCATCCCTACTCCCAACCTAGTCTTCCTCTGGGACATTTTGCTAACATGATTAGCTATCCATTCTTGCCTCAGAGCTATACCTATATGCCATCAGCTTTTCAGCAGACTTTTGCTGGAAATAACACGTATCCCCAATCTCTGGCAGCAGTGCTTCCAcagtataaaaataatgtttctgCCAGCAGTTTGCCTCAGTCTGCTGCTATTCCTCCTGGATATGGCTTTGGCAGTTCAACAAGCATTCCTGGAGGAAGTTTTTCTTTGAATCCGCCTGCTGCTCCTACTGGGACAACCATTGGATATGAGGATGTTATAAACTCCCAGTTTAAGGACAACAATCATATGATGTCACTACAGCAG AACGAGAATTCTCCCATGTGGGTTCAGGGCCCTGGCTCTCGAACAATGTCTGCAGTTCCTCCCAGCAACTATTATAACTTGCAGGGACAGAATCAACAACAACCAGGTGGATTTCGGCAAAggcatcagcagcagcagcagcagcagcagcctTTACAGCATTTTGGACCCCTTGGGTACCCTAATTTCTACCAATCTCAGACTGGCATTTCTCTGGAACAGCAGCCACAAAATCCTCGGGAAGCATCCTTGGGTGGTCCGCAAAGCCAACCATCCAAGCAGTCCCAACAAATATGGCAAAACAGCTACTAA